A single genomic interval of Pyrus communis chromosome 7, drPyrComm1.1, whole genome shotgun sequence harbors:
- the LOC137738830 gene encoding SNF1-related protein kinase regulatory subunit beta-2-like, producing the protein MGNASGSRDGGEGPSRVNNFEEYSDGYLEESMAQTPSLFFTSQYPGEPLPRPAEALPQHTVFNRNVHDEKLMRAKISWNHGGRQVAITGSWDNWETRELLQSIGNDFFIIKLLPSGLYQYRFIVDGCLMCAPDLPWVYDNSGSAYNILDLQECISELPQHLEKFEPPPSPPSSYDNRLLSEDDFSKPPLEVPPQLQESFLNKPSSSNNGDQSLPMPHPSQLNHLHIQNQIGGEFFALSATRRFHTKFVTTVLYKPLRRTNQ; encoded by the exons ATGGGGAATGCCAGTGGTAGCAGAGATGGTGGAGAAGGCCCTTCTCGAGTTAACAACTTTGAAGAGTACAGTGATGGATATTTAGAAGAATCCATGGCTCAGACTCCATCTCTTTTCTTCACTTCCCAA TATCCTGGGGAACCTTTACCAAGACCTGCCGAGGCATTACCACAACATACAGTATTTAATCGTAATGTACACGATGAGAAATTGATGCGGGCGAAGATCTCATGGAATCACGGTGGCAGGCAAGTTGCTATCACAGGATCATGGGACAATTGGGAGACCAG GGAGCTCTTGCAGAGTATAGGCAATGATTTCTTTATCATAAAGTTGCTTCCATCAGGTCTCTACCAATACCGATTCATTGTTGACGGGTGTTTGATGTGTGCTCCAGACTTGCCTTGGGTTTACGATAATTCTGGGAGTGCCTATAATATCTTGGACTTGCAG GAATGTATTTCAGAGTTGCCTCAGCATCTGGAAAAGTTCGAACCTCCTCCATCTCCACCTTCAAGCTACGACAACAGACTCTTAAGCGAAGATGATTTCAGTAAACCTCCGCTGGAAGTACCCCCACAACTACAAGAATCATTTCTAAACAAGCCATCATCCTCCAACAACGGTGACCAGTCATTACCAATGCCTCATCCTTCACAATTGAACCATTTGCACATACAGAACCAAATTGGCGGCGAGTTTTTTGCACTCAGCGCTACACGTAGGTTTCATACAAAGTTTGTCACAACGGTGTTATACAAGCCACTGAGAAGAACAAATCAGTAa